The proteins below come from a single Stutzerimonas stutzeri RCH2 genomic window:
- the moaA gene encoding GTP 3',8-cyclase MoaA, giving the protein MPDSQLVDPFGRRITYLRLSVTDRCDFRCTYCMSEDMVFAPRAQILTLEELYAVADAFISLGVKRIRVTGGEPLVRKGLTGLLERLGAREELEDLAITTNGSQLPSLAPALHAAGVKRLNISLDSLKRDRFAELTRRDRLDQVLEGIEAARRAGFKRIKLNSVVQKGRNDDEILDLVDFAIERGLDISFIEEMPLGSVSSHQRQITFCSSDEVRERIEARHTLVRSSHATGGPSRYWQVAGSETQIGFISPHSNNFCGSCNRVRVTAEGKLVLCLGHEGALDLKSLMRRHPGDSERLRNALVNALQLKPEKHHFRTDEQVQVVRFMSMTGG; this is encoded by the coding sequence ATGCCCGATTCCCAGTTGGTCGACCCATTCGGCCGGCGCATCACCTACCTGAGATTGTCGGTAACCGACCGCTGTGATTTTCGCTGTACCTATTGCATGAGCGAGGACATGGTCTTCGCTCCGCGTGCGCAGATTCTTACCCTCGAAGAGCTCTATGCCGTGGCCGATGCGTTCATCAGTCTCGGCGTCAAACGCATTCGCGTGACGGGTGGCGAGCCGCTGGTGCGCAAGGGTCTGACCGGCTTGCTGGAGCGCTTGGGCGCGCGCGAAGAACTGGAAGATTTGGCCATCACCACCAACGGCTCGCAGCTGCCTAGCCTGGCGCCGGCGTTGCATGCCGCTGGCGTGAAGCGTCTCAACATCAGCCTCGATTCACTCAAACGCGACCGTTTTGCCGAGCTGACCCGTCGCGACCGACTGGATCAGGTGCTCGAAGGCATCGAGGCCGCGCGCCGCGCGGGCTTCAAGCGGATCAAGCTAAACAGCGTGGTGCAGAAGGGGCGCAACGACGACGAGATCCTCGATCTGGTGGATTTCGCTATCGAGCGCGGCCTCGATATCAGTTTTATCGAAGAGATGCCGCTCGGGAGCGTCTCCAGTCATCAGCGGCAGATTACTTTCTGCTCCAGCGACGAAGTCCGTGAGCGGATCGAAGCGCGGCATACGCTGGTGCGCAGCAGCCACGCTACCGGCGGCCCGTCGCGGTACTGGCAGGTGGCAGGCAGCGAAACGCAGATCGGCTTTATCTCGCCGCACAGCAACAACTTCTGTGGCAGCTGCAACCGAGTACGCGTGACCGCCGAGGGCAAGCTGGTGCTCTGCCTGGGGCATGAGGGTGCACTGGACCTGAAGAGCCTGATGCGGCGTCATCCGGGCGACAGTGAGCGCCTGCGCAATGCTCTGGTGAATGCGCTGCAGCTCAAACCGGAAAAGCATCATTTCCGCACCGACGAACAGGTTCAGGTGGTGCGTTTCATGAGCATGACCGGCGGCTGA
- a CDS encoding ion transporter has translation MDNDSLKAMSWRERLYVIIFFTNTPAGKRFDTWLLVIILASLVVVMFDSIASFNERHGELLTNLEWAFTAIFAVEYLVRIYTHPEPRKYIFSFYGAVDLLSVLPAFIALLFPDAQYLLVVRIVRMLRIFRVLKLTPYLSQANFLLVALQGSRQKIIVFLLSVTTLIIVYGTLMYVIEGPSNGFTSIPMSIYWAVVTLTTVGFGDIVPHTPLGKALATVVMITGYSIIAVPTGIFTAELANAMRQDSLRHACPTCDKLTHEPNAAFCSRCGTQLFERPDRGAPT, from the coding sequence ATGGATAACGATTCCCTGAAGGCGATGAGCTGGCGCGAACGGCTATACGTCATCATCTTTTTCACCAATACCCCGGCCGGCAAGCGCTTCGACACCTGGCTCCTGGTCATCATCCTGGCCAGCCTGGTGGTGGTGATGTTCGACAGCATCGCCTCGTTCAATGAGCGCCACGGCGAGCTGCTGACCAATCTGGAGTGGGCCTTCACGGCGATCTTCGCCGTGGAATACCTGGTGCGCATCTACACGCATCCCGAGCCGCGCAAGTACATCTTCAGCTTCTACGGTGCAGTCGATCTTCTATCGGTGCTGCCGGCTTTCATTGCCCTGCTGTTTCCGGATGCGCAGTACCTGTTGGTGGTGCGCATCGTCCGCATGCTACGGATATTCCGCGTACTCAAGCTCACGCCCTACCTGAGCCAGGCAAATTTCCTGCTGGTGGCGCTGCAGGGCAGCCGGCAGAAGATCATCGTCTTCCTGCTCAGCGTCACCACGCTGATCATCGTCTACGGCACGCTGATGTACGTGATCGAGGGGCCTTCCAACGGCTTCACCAGCATCCCGATGAGCATCTACTGGGCGGTGGTCACGCTGACTACGGTCGGCTTCGGCGACATCGTCCCGCACACGCCGCTGGGCAAGGCGCTGGCAACAGTGGTGATGATCACCGGTTATTCGATCATCGCCGTGCCGACCGGCATTTTCACCGCCGAGCTGGCCAATGCCATGCGCCAGGACAGCCTGCGCCACGCCTGCCCAACCTGCGACAAGCTCACCCACGAGCCCAATGCGGCGTTCTGCAGTCGCTGTGGCACGCAGCTGTTCGAGCGCCCTGACCGCGGCGCACCTACCTGA